One Gammaproteobacteria bacterium genomic region harbors:
- a CDS encoding glycosyltransferase, with amino-acid sequence MTDRKWIIFFGEDWGRHHSTGQYLAKELEKEGYHILWVNSLGMRAPKLNLGDAKRIVSKLKESVFDRKKAAVGENEEQKNIHVITPITIPLFKYSLVRWINRQILKRLFRKAYLHYNIAEPYVITACPSTTVVLDDLPAKVKAYYCADEYASIAGMDATLVQQLEDKLLKQVEVVLVTARALQEQKQSKHEHVYYLPHGVDYPHFCKALQFSRETPHEMKLFSRPIVGFVGLIGEHIDLDLLNYTAKELPEYSFVMIGPVEEGIEVPQAGNIHYLGMKPFDELPQYIAHFDVAILPYANTRRNQFANPTKVREYLAAGSPVVCTNQQEVKNIDSAVFVATTADEFVSEIRKVVAGGYLPSKQAISDTMKNQTWSARSAEMISYLKSCDE; translated from the coding sequence TTGACAGACAGGAAGTGGATCATTTTTTTTGGTGAGGATTGGGGCAGGCACCATAGTACAGGGCAATATTTAGCCAAGGAGCTGGAGAAAGAGGGTTACCATATTTTGTGGGTTAACTCATTGGGAATGAGAGCGCCCAAGCTCAATCTGGGGGATGCCAAGCGTATTGTTAGCAAGCTTAAAGAGTCTGTTTTTGATCGAAAAAAGGCTGCGGTAGGTGAAAATGAAGAGCAAAAAAATATTCATGTCATCACTCCCATTACAATCCCCCTCTTCAAATATAGTCTGGTCAGGTGGATAAACCGGCAGATACTCAAACGTCTCTTTAGAAAGGCCTATCTACACTATAATATTGCGGAACCCTATGTTATTACGGCCTGCCCCTCGACCACGGTTGTGTTGGATGATCTTCCCGCTAAAGTCAAAGCGTACTACTGCGCTGATGAATATGCTTCAATTGCAGGCATGGATGCGACACTTGTTCAGCAGCTTGAAGATAAGTTGTTAAAACAGGTGGAGGTGGTCTTGGTGACGGCAAGGGCGCTGCAGGAGCAGAAACAATCCAAGCACGAACATGTTTATTATCTTCCTCACGGTGTAGATTACCCGCACTTTTGTAAAGCGCTTCAGTTTTCCCGTGAAACCCCTCACGAGATGAAACTGTTTTCGCGGCCCATTGTCGGTTTTGTTGGCCTGATTGGTGAACATATTGACCTGGATCTACTCAATTACACGGCCAAAGAACTGCCTGAATATAGCTTTGTCATGATAGGTCCTGTTGAAGAGGGTATCGAGGTGCCTCAGGCGGGCAATATTCACTACCTGGGGATGAAACCATTCGATGAGTTACCCCAATATATTGCACATTTCGATGTTGCCATCTTGCCCTATGCAAACACTCGGAGAAATCAATTTGCCAATCCAACTAAGGTCCGTGAGTACCTGGCTGCGGGGTCCCCTGTGGTTTGCACAAATCAACAAGAAGTGAAAAATATTGATAGTGCCGTATTTGTGGCGACAACTGCGGATGAATTTGTCAGTGAAATTCGAAAGGTAG
- a CDS encoding SGNH/GDSL hydrolase family protein has product MYLKNKFNVFLFVMGSLFMASVSMAVEDKMPDNDINVVLVGASIGNGWKFDELAERVDADGFNLEFVAIYDSFDKSSAIDELISRNELPDVVIIKECSVYFPGDIADYKKKITQWTAQLAEKNIDVVFATSVPVSEQTGLTSKIKSVIKGVMGKPNKMKQLTAYNDWLREVAEKQGLAVLDLEAALRVSNENRYMDPKYDRGDHVHLNPEAYKALDQVGGDFLSKIKADRSEK; this is encoded by the coding sequence TTGTATCTAAAAAATAAATTTAACGTATTTCTTTTTGTTATGGGTAGCTTATTCATGGCGAGTGTTTCTATGGCCGTGGAGGATAAGATGCCAGATAACGATATCAATGTAGTACTTGTCGGCGCCTCAATTGGCAATGGTTGGAAGTTTGATGAGCTTGCTGAACGTGTCGATGCCGATGGTTTTAATCTGGAATTTGTGGCTATTTATGATTCATTCGATAAGTCATCCGCAATAGATGAGCTTATCAGTCGCAACGAACTTCCCGATGTGGTCATCATAAAAGAGTGTTCAGTCTATTTCCCGGGAGATATCGCTGATTATAAAAAGAAAATCACGCAATGGACAGCGCAACTGGCTGAAAAGAACATTGATGTCGTGTTTGCGACCTCAGTACCCGTCAGTGAGCAAACTGGCCTAACAAGCAAAATAAAAAGCGTGATTAAAGGCGTGATGGGTAAGCCCAACAAAATGAAACAACTCACCGCCTACAATGACTGGTTACGCGAAGTTGCTGAAAAGCAGGGGTTGGCGGTGCTGGATTTAGAGGCGGCACTGCGTGTTTCAAATGAAAATCGCTATATGGATCCTAAGTATGACCGGGGAGACCATGTGCATTTGAATCCTGAAGCCTATAAAGCTTTGGATCAGGTAGGTGGCGACTTTTTATCGAAAATTAAGGCCGATCGCTCAGAAAAGTGA